The following coding sequences lie in one Thermus antranikianii DSM 12462 genomic window:
- a CDS encoding MOSC domain-containing protein codes for MTGTVISLHLGLGSGLPKPRVEVLELLAGFGAKGDRHAGKDPDRAVLVAGLPAYEKARKAGIDLPFGALGENLLLDLDPHDLPPGTRLRVGEALLEFAQVCTVCSSLSQFDLRLPKLLYGGRGLYARVLEGGLVRVGDPVRILVTAE; via the coding sequence ATGACGGGTACGGTGATTTCCCTGCACCTGGGACTGGGCTCGGGGCTTCCCAAGCCCCGGGTGGAAGTCTTGGAACTCCTGGCGGGCTTCGGAGCCAAAGGGGACCGGCATGCGGGTAAGGATCCCGACCGGGCCGTCCTGGTGGCGGGGCTTCCCGCCTACGAGAAGGCCAGGAAAGCGGGCATCGACCTCCCCTTCGGGGCCTTGGGGGAAAACCTTCTCCTGGACCTAGACCCCCACGACCTGCCCCCGGGAACCCGGCTTCGGGTGGGGGAAGCCCTTTTGGAATTCGCCCAGGTGTGCACGGTCTGCTCCAGCCTCTCCCAGTTTGACCTGAGGCTTCCCAAGCTCCTCTACGGGGGCCGGGGTCTTTACGCCCGGGTGCTGGAAGGCGGCCTGGTGCGGGTGGGGGACCCCGTGCGCATCCTGGTCACCGCCGAATAG
- a CDS encoding S1C family serine protease, with amino-acid sequence MNLARSFVGFLVLALMAGAVLWWGLSNGQTQRSQPVSAPAEAGLLEYERNTVEIVEKYGDGVVYVGVVTRPQRVQLPPGFEFFAPFLQMPPQEGTGSGFVIDKEGYILTNYHVVEGASRITVKFHNDPKEYQARLVGAAPPLDLALLKVEAPKEKLVPLVLGDSDRIRVGQKAIAMGNPFGLEFTVTQGIVSAIRENPGAIGDESGLVPQVIQTDAAINPGNSGGPLLNSRGEVIGINTAIFTPTGQFGAAQFAGVGFALPINLVKQYLPELKAGKTLTAEEIVRSRPRLGVSLIPLSIYPERLRQQYGLPASGLMVQEVERNSPAARAGLRAPSRFAYIQLPTGEALQVGVDGDVLLKADGVPLSSIAQLRQVLYGKKPGEAVSLEVWRQGRTLTLKVVPQILR; translated from the coding sequence ATGAACCTAGCCCGTTCCTTTGTGGGTTTTCTGGTGCTTGCCCTGATGGCGGGGGCCGTGCTCTGGTGGGGGTTGAGCAACGGCCAGACCCAGCGCTCCCAGCCTGTTTCCGCACCTGCCGAGGCAGGGCTTCTGGAGTACGAGCGCAACACCGTGGAGATCGTGGAGAAGTACGGGGACGGGGTGGTCTACGTGGGGGTGGTGACCCGTCCCCAAAGAGTCCAGCTTCCCCCGGGCTTTGAGTTTTTTGCCCCCTTTTTGCAAATGCCCCCACAGGAGGGCACGGGCTCGGGCTTCGTGATCGACAAGGAGGGGTACATCCTCACCAACTACCACGTGGTGGAGGGAGCCAGCCGCATCACTGTGAAGTTCCACAACGACCCCAAGGAGTACCAGGCCCGCCTGGTGGGGGCGGCCCCGCCTTTGGATCTGGCCCTCCTCAAGGTGGAGGCCCCTAAGGAAAAGCTGGTGCCCTTGGTCCTGGGGGATTCCGACCGTATAAGGGTGGGGCAGAAGGCCATCGCCATGGGAAACCCCTTCGGGCTGGAGTTCACCGTGACCCAGGGGATCGTCTCCGCCATCCGGGAAAACCCCGGGGCCATCGGGGATGAGTCGGGTCTGGTGCCCCAGGTGATCCAGACGGATGCCGCCATCAACCCTGGAAACTCCGGCGGACCCCTCCTCAACTCCCGCGGGGAGGTGATCGGCATCAACACCGCCATCTTCACCCCCACGGGCCAGTTCGGGGCCGCCCAGTTCGCCGGGGTGGGGTTTGCCCTGCCCATCAACCTGGTGAAGCAGTACCTGCCCGAGCTCAAGGCGGGGAAGACCCTGACCGCGGAGGAGATCGTCAGGAGCCGTCCCCGGCTTGGCGTGTCCCTCATCCCCCTTTCCATCTACCCGGAGAGGCTTCGCCAGCAGTACGGGCTTCCCGCCTCCGGCCTCATGGTGCAGGAGGTGGAGAGGAATAGCCCCGCTGCCCGGGCGGGCTTAAGGGCCCCAAGCCGCTTTGCCTACATCCAGCTTCCCACGGGGGAGGCCTTGCAGGTGGGGGTGGATGGGGATGTGCTCCTCAAGGCCGACGGGGTGCCTCTTTCCTCCATCGCCCAGCTCCGCCAGGTGCTCTACGGCAA
- the mutS gene encoding DNA mismatch repair protein MutS — translation MNPMLKGEGPGPLPPLLQQYVELRDRYPDYLLLFQVGDFYECFGEDAERLARALGLVLTHKSSKDFTTPMAGIPIRAFDAYAERLLKMGFRLAVADQVEPAEEAEGLVRREVTQLLTPGTLVQETLLSKEANYLAAIATGDGFGVAFLDVSTGEFKGTLLKSKSALYDELFRHRPAEVLLAPELRENQEFVEEFQKRFPVMLSEAPFEPVGEGPLALRRVQGALLWYARWTQGEGFSPRPFRPYDPGAFMHLPEATLRALEVFEPIRGQDTLFGVLDETRTAFGRRLLQSWLRHPLLEAGPLEARLDRVERFVREGALREGVRRLLFRLADLERLATRLEMGRASPRDLGSLRRSLEILPELRALLGEEVVLPDLGSLLEELRAALEEELPLKLSEGGLIREGYDPHLDALRQAYREGVAYFLELEEREKARTGIPTLKVGYNAVFGYYLEVTRPYYERVPSEYKAIQTLKDRQRYTLPEIKERERELYRLEAQIRRREEEVFLELREKARKEAEALREAARVLAELDVYAALAEVAVRYGYVRPRFGDRLHIRGGRHPVVERRTSFVPNDLETAHELVLVTGPNMAGKSTYLRQTALIALLAQIGSFVPAEEAVLPLFDRILTRIGASDDLAGGRSTFMVEMEEVALILKEATEKSLVLLDEVGRGTSSLDGVAIATAVAEALHERRCYTLFATHYFELTALPLPRLKNLHVAAKEEEGGLTFYHQVLPGPASKSYGVEVARMAGLPKEVVERAKALLQVLTARREGVAEAVLEKLISLDPNTLTPLEALRLLHELKALALGAPLDTIKG, via the coding sequence ATGAATCCCATGCTTAAGGGTGAAGGCCCAGGTCCCCTTCCCCCCCTCCTGCAGCAGTACGTGGAGCTCAGGGACCGCTACCCCGACTACCTCCTCCTCTTCCAGGTGGGGGACTTCTACGAGTGCTTCGGGGAGGATGCGGAAAGGCTGGCCCGGGCTTTGGGATTGGTGCTTACCCACAAGTCCAGCAAGGACTTCACCACCCCCATGGCGGGGATTCCCATTAGGGCCTTTGACGCCTATGCGGAAAGGCTTTTGAAAATGGGTTTCCGGTTGGCGGTGGCGGACCAGGTGGAGCCCGCGGAAGAGGCCGAGGGCCTGGTGCGGCGGGAGGTGACCCAGCTCCTCACCCCTGGCACCCTGGTGCAGGAGACCCTTCTTTCCAAGGAAGCCAACTACCTGGCGGCCATCGCCACCGGGGATGGTTTCGGGGTGGCCTTTCTGGACGTGTCCACCGGGGAGTTCAAGGGCACCTTGCTTAAGAGCAAAAGCGCCCTCTACGACGAGCTATTTCGCCACCGGCCTGCCGAGGTGCTTCTGGCCCCGGAGCTCAGGGAAAACCAAGAGTTTGTGGAAGAATTCCAGAAGCGCTTCCCCGTTATGCTTTCGGAGGCTCCCTTTGAACCGGTAGGGGAGGGGCCCTTGGCCTTGCGCCGGGTCCAGGGGGCGCTCCTTTGGTATGCCCGCTGGACCCAAGGAGAGGGGTTCAGCCCCAGGCCCTTCCGCCCCTACGACCCCGGGGCCTTCATGCACCTGCCCGAGGCCACCTTAAGGGCCCTCGAGGTCTTCGAGCCCATCCGGGGCCAGGACACCCTCTTCGGCGTTCTGGACGAAACCCGCACGGCTTTTGGCCGCAGGTTGTTGCAAAGCTGGCTGCGCCATCCCTTGCTGGAGGCGGGTCCTTTGGAGGCCCGGCTGGACCGGGTGGAGCGCTTTGTAAGGGAAGGGGCCCTGCGGGAAGGGGTGAGGCGGCTCCTCTTCCGCTTGGCGGACCTGGAAAGGCTGGCCACCCGGCTGGAGATGGGGCGGGCATCCCCGCGGGACCTGGGCTCCTTGCGCCGGAGCCTGGAGATCCTGCCCGAGCTCCGGGCCCTCTTGGGGGAGGAGGTGGTCCTTCCCGACCTGGGTTCCCTTCTGGAGGAGTTGAGGGCGGCCTTGGAGGAGGAACTCCCCCTCAAGCTCTCCGAAGGAGGGCTGATCCGCGAGGGCTACGATCCCCATTTGGATGCCCTGCGGCAGGCCTACCGGGAAGGGGTGGCCTACTTCCTGGAGCTGGAGGAGCGGGAGAAGGCCAGAACCGGCATCCCCACCTTGAAGGTGGGCTATAACGCCGTCTTCGGCTACTACCTGGAGGTGACCCGACCCTACTACGAACGGGTCCCCTCGGAGTACAAGGCCATCCAGACCCTGAAGGACCGGCAGCGCTACACCCTGCCGGAGATCAAGGAGAGGGAAAGGGAGCTCTACCGCCTCGAGGCCCAGATCCGCCGCCGGGAGGAGGAAGTCTTCCTGGAGCTCAGGGAGAAGGCCAGGAAGGAGGCGGAGGCCCTCAGGGAGGCGGCCAGGGTCCTGGCGGAGCTGGACGTCTATGCCGCCTTGGCGGAGGTGGCGGTGCGCTATGGCTACGTAAGGCCCCGTTTTGGCGATAGGCTTCACATCCGCGGGGGGCGCCACCCGGTGGTGGAGCGGCGCACCAGCTTTGTCCCCAACGACCTGGAGACGGCCCACGAGCTCGTCTTGGTCACCGGGCCCAACATGGCGGGGAAGAGCACCTACCTGCGTCAGACGGCTCTCATCGCCCTTCTGGCCCAGATTGGAAGCTTTGTGCCCGCGGAGGAGGCTGTCCTTCCCCTCTTCGACCGGATCCTTACCCGGATCGGGGCCTCCGATGACCTGGCAGGGGGGCGGAGCACCTTCATGGTGGAGATGGAGGAGGTGGCCCTGATCCTCAAGGAGGCCACGGAGAAGAGCCTGGTCCTTCTGGACGAGGTGGGCCGCGGGACGAGCTCCTTGGACGGGGTGGCCATCGCCACCGCCGTGGCCGAGGCCCTTCACGAGAGGCGGTGCTACACCCTTTTCGCCACCCACTACTTTGAGCTGACCGCCCTGCCCCTGCCTCGACTGAAAAACCTGCACGTGGCCGCCAAGGAGGAGGAAGGAGGGCTGACCTTCTACCACCAGGTGCTGCCTGGCCCGGCCTCCAAGAGCTACGGGGTGGAGGTGGCCAGGATGGCGGGGCTTCCTAAGGAGGTGGTGGAACGGGCCAAGGCCCTCCTCCAGGTCCTCACCGCCCGCAGGGAGGGGGTGGCGGAGGCAGTACTGGAGAAGCTCATCTCCCTGGATCCCAACACCCTGACCCCCCTCGAGGCCCTCCGCCTTCTGCATGAGCTCAAGGCCTTGGCCCTGGGGGCTCCCCTGGATACCATAAAGGGGTGA
- a CDS encoding sulfite oxidase gives MEKIDRRTTLKLMGMGAALLAAGSRGLAQQTPTADQLVKGKNPKLIVLSQRPIVLETPYDLLASNPERTPNPLFFIRNNVDLPGYNTLEGASPQGWKVEVGGLVDKPFTFEASELFAMPQTEVTMVLQCSGNGRSLFQPRPSGNPWKRGGVGNVTFRGVRLKDLLAAKGVKLGEKAFFITAHASRQGNAPEFVRSVPIQALEHALLALFMNGEPLPAVHGGPVRLVFPGYFGVNNVKWVEKIEFTEAENTTAEQMPRYRVPAIPNTHLPFLPQEPGKTYPYNFQNSRPNWLVSINSLIFAPLEGQTVQGPYVRVEGVAFNDGIVPIVSVEVSTNGGRTWHQAQLATQGKSFGWIRWRTTLYLRPGEHEVMARAWDATGRSQPLDGNIAWNERGYEYNGVMRVKFTVA, from the coding sequence ATGGAAAAGATCGATCGGCGCACTACCCTTAAGCTCATGGGCATGGGTGCGGCCTTGTTGGCTGCAGGCAGCCGGGGCCTGGCCCAACAAACTCCCACCGCCGACCAGCTGGTTAAGGGGAAGAACCCCAAGCTCATCGTCCTCTCCCAGCGCCCCATCGTCCTGGAAACTCCCTACGACCTCTTGGCCAGCAATCCCGAGCGCACCCCCAACCCCCTCTTCTTCATCCGTAACAACGTGGATCTGCCAGGGTACAACACCCTGGAAGGCGCGAGCCCCCAGGGATGGAAGGTAGAGGTGGGCGGCTTGGTGGACAAACCCTTCACCTTTGAAGCCAGCGAGCTTTTCGCCATGCCCCAGACGGAGGTCACCATGGTCCTCCAGTGCTCGGGGAACGGGCGTAGCCTCTTCCAACCCCGCCCCTCCGGCAACCCTTGGAAGCGGGGTGGCGTGGGCAACGTAACCTTCCGCGGGGTACGCCTCAAGGACCTTCTGGCAGCCAAAGGGGTCAAGCTGGGCGAGAAGGCCTTTTTCATCACCGCCCACGCCAGCCGTCAGGGGAATGCCCCTGAGTTTGTTCGGAGCGTCCCCATCCAAGCCCTGGAGCATGCCCTCTTGGCCCTTTTCATGAACGGGGAACCCCTGCCTGCAGTGCACGGCGGTCCTGTGCGCCTGGTCTTCCCTGGCTACTTCGGCGTGAACAACGTGAAGTGGGTGGAGAAGATCGAGTTCACCGAGGCCGAAAACACCACCGCCGAGCAGATGCCCCGCTACCGGGTTCCCGCCATTCCCAACACCCATCTGCCCTTCCTGCCCCAGGAACCGGGCAAGACCTACCCCTACAACTTCCAGAACTCCCGTCCTAACTGGCTGGTGTCCATCAACAGCCTTATCTTTGCTCCCCTGGAGGGCCAGACCGTACAGGGACCCTACGTGCGGGTGGAAGGAGTAGCCTTTAACGACGGTATCGTCCCCATCGTGAGCGTAGAGGTCTCCACCAACGGAGGCCGCACCTGGCATCAGGCCCAGCTGGCTACCCAGGGGAAGAGCTTCGGCTGGATCCGCTGGCGGACTACCCTTTACCTGCGCCCCGGAGAGCACGAGGTCATGGCCCGGGCCTGGGATGCCACTGGCCGCAGTCAACCCCTGGATGGCAACATCGCCTGGAACGAGCGGGGCTATGAGTATAACGGCGTGATGCGGGTGAAGTTCACCGTGGCTTAA
- the purU gene encoding formyltetrahydrofolate deformylase — protein MEEARLLITCPDRPGIVAAVSGFLYAHGANITDLQQYSTDPEGGTFFMRLAFTTPHLDLSRPALERAFQDVVASRFQMEWRLAYASERKRVAILVSKPAHALLELLWRYRVGELAMDLRMVISNHPHHQEEVERFGIPYHHVPVEKGRKEEAEERILALLEEEGVELVVLARYMQILSPGFVARYPMRIINIHHSFLPAFAGADPYRQAHERGVKLIGATAHYVTEELDQGPIIEQDVVRVSHRHTVAEMRRLGQELERTVLARAVRWHLEDRILVHGNKTVVFV, from the coding sequence ATGGAAGAGGCGCGGCTCCTCATCACCTGCCCGGACCGGCCTGGGATCGTGGCCGCGGTTTCCGGGTTCCTGTACGCCCATGGGGCCAACATCACCGATTTGCAGCAGTATTCCACCGATCCCGAAGGGGGAACCTTTTTCATGCGCCTGGCCTTCACCACCCCCCACCTGGACCTTTCCCGCCCTGCCCTGGAAAGGGCCTTCCAGGACGTGGTGGCAAGCCGCTTCCAGATGGAGTGGCGCCTGGCCTATGCCTCGGAAAGAAAGCGGGTGGCCATTTTAGTCTCCAAGCCAGCCCATGCCCTTTTGGAACTCCTCTGGCGCTATAGGGTGGGGGAGCTTGCCATGGACCTCCGGATGGTGATCTCCAACCACCCTCACCACCAGGAGGAGGTGGAGCGCTTCGGTATCCCCTACCACCACGTGCCGGTGGAGAAGGGAAGGAAAGAGGAGGCGGAGGAAAGGATCCTGGCCCTCCTGGAGGAGGAAGGGGTGGAGCTGGTGGTCCTGGCCCGCTACATGCAGATCCTCTCCCCCGGTTTCGTGGCCCGCTACCCCATGCGCATCATCAACATCCACCATTCCTTCCTGCCGGCCTTTGCCGGGGCCGACCCCTACCGCCAGGCCCACGAGCGGGGGGTGAAGCTCATCGGGGCCACCGCCCACTACGTCACCGAGGAGCTGGACCAGGGGCCCATCATCGAGCAGGACGTGGTGCGGGTATCCCACCGCCACACGGTGGCGGAGATGCGGCGGCTTGGGCAGGAGCTGGAGCGCACGGTCCTGGCCCGGGCGGTGCGCTGGCACCTCGAGGACCGCATCCTCGTCCACGGCAACAAGACCGTGGTCTTCGTCTAA
- a CDS encoding c-type cytochrome — protein sequence MHKLRKSLLPLGILTLGFAGYLALGQYTLPEGPGKDLVLAKCQTCHDIGFVARERLSRERWNAIIDEMVTRGLQITPEERSAILDYLATYLGTEPPPTPPQVQPAPTPKTGAQVYANCAGCHGPQGEGNPPTFPPLKGHVEKLLKAEGGRTYLLLVILYGLQGPIRVEGKEYAGIMPGFAWLSDEEIALVLNHLAGWGAPQGFKPYSPEEVKAARAKTLSPEEVLKHRQGLKLP from the coding sequence ATGCATAAATTAAGAAAAAGCCTTCTCCCTCTCGGCATCCTTACCCTAGGATTCGCCGGTTACCTAGCCCTGGGACAATACACCCTCCCGGAAGGACCGGGGAAGGACCTGGTCCTGGCCAAGTGCCAAACCTGCCACGACATCGGCTTCGTGGCCAGGGAAAGGCTCTCCCGCGAGCGGTGGAACGCCATCATCGACGAAATGGTCACCCGTGGCTTACAAATAACCCCCGAGGAACGCTCCGCCATCCTGGACTACTTGGCCACCTACCTGGGTACGGAACCCCCACCCACCCCGCCCCAGGTCCAACCTGCGCCCACCCCCAAGACCGGGGCCCAGGTTTACGCCAACTGCGCAGGGTGTCACGGGCCCCAAGGAGAAGGCAATCCTCCCACCTTCCCACCCCTCAAAGGGCATGTGGAGAAGCTCCTTAAGGCGGAAGGCGGCCGGACCTACCTGTTGCTGGTGATACTTTACGGCCTCCAAGGCCCCATAAGAGTTGAGGGAAAGGAGTACGCGGGCATCATGCCCGGATTCGCTTGGCTATCCGACGAAGAGATAGCCCTGGTCCTGAACCACCTGGCAGGGTGGGGAGCTCCTCAAGGTTTCAAGCCCTACAGCCCCGAGGAGGTCAAGGCTGCACGGGCCAAGACTTTAAGCCCAGAAGAGGTTCTGAAACACCGGCAAGGACTGAAGCTGCCATGA
- a CDS encoding ATP-binding protein: MIRPLPEELRGLLARGEVVFSLRDVVRELLENALDAGAKRVRVELYGGGRERIVVEDDGQGIPLAELPLAVEPFATSKLLDPGRITTLGFRGQALYALRQAALLRIRSRPRFQVGGGLLLARGERVEVREVPAPPGTRVEVVGWEGEGSEREVAELLRRYLLHYPWLSLAFFAEGEARLLFPGAGLKEAARLAFGRVLMERLLPVEREAGGMRLQGLLSGPQASRTRPDLLFLAINGRPVAWPEGLLKTVRRAYRELLPEGHFPVGVLNLTLPLEAFRLRLDARKEEVAVLEEVEAFVEEGLREAFQRHNLARSLPEPRPLMPLSLPTPSGLPPLRYLGQFRGSYLLAEAGDTLYVVDQHAAHERVLYEEFQRRLKEEGLKELPYPVLVELSPAEEALFPERQEALASLFALEAFGPGRVRLLAAPSFLHPYPLLLPEIFREALRGEGKSLAELLARLACLPAVKAGHPLSRGEGQALLDALLQCQTPWVCPHGRPTLLALKEEDLIRRFGRRSGARAGEESRPRLPEEDFPEEPWPRGG; the protein is encoded by the coding sequence GTGATCCGCCCGCTTCCTGAGGAGCTCCGGGGGCTCCTGGCCCGGGGGGAGGTGGTCTTTTCCCTCAGAGACGTGGTGCGGGAGCTTTTGGAAAACGCCCTGGACGCAGGGGCCAAGAGGGTGCGGGTGGAGCTTTACGGCGGGGGACGGGAGAGGATCGTGGTGGAGGACGATGGCCAGGGAATCCCCTTGGCCGAGCTTCCCTTGGCGGTGGAACCCTTCGCCACCAGCAAGCTTCTGGACCCCGGGAGGATCACCACCCTGGGCTTTCGCGGCCAGGCCCTTTACGCCCTCAGGCAGGCCGCCCTCCTCAGGATCCGCTCCCGGCCTCGCTTTCAGGTGGGCGGGGGGCTTCTTCTGGCCCGGGGGGAGCGGGTGGAGGTTAGGGAGGTGCCCGCCCCCCCGGGGACCCGGGTGGAGGTGGTGGGGTGGGAAGGGGAAGGCTCGGAGCGGGAGGTGGCGGAGCTTTTAAGGCGCTACCTCCTCCATTATCCCTGGCTTTCCCTGGCCTTTTTCGCAGAGGGGGAGGCCCGGCTCCTCTTCCCGGGTGCGGGGCTTAAGGAAGCAGCCCGGCTGGCCTTTGGCCGGGTCCTGATGGAAAGGCTCTTGCCCGTGGAGCGGGAGGCCGGGGGCATGCGGCTTCAGGGCTTGCTTTCCGGACCCCAGGCTTCCCGCACCCGGCCCGACCTTCTCTTCCTGGCCATAAATGGTCGTCCCGTGGCCTGGCCAGAGGGTTTGCTGAAAACCGTGCGCCGGGCTTACCGGGAGCTTCTTCCCGAGGGGCATTTCCCCGTGGGTGTCCTGAACCTCACCCTGCCCCTCGAGGCCTTCCGGTTGCGGCTGGATGCCAGGAAGGAGGAGGTGGCGGTCTTGGAGGAGGTGGAGGCCTTTGTGGAGGAAGGTCTGAGGGAGGCCTTCCAAAGGCATAACCTGGCCCGTAGCCTCCCCGAACCCAGGCCCCTCATGCCCTTAAGCCTGCCCACCCCTTCAGGGCTTCCCCCTTTGCGGTACCTGGGGCAGTTCCGGGGTAGCTACCTTCTGGCGGAGGCGGGGGATACCCTCTACGTGGTGGACCAGCATGCTGCCCACGAGCGGGTGCTCTACGAGGAGTTTCAAAGGCGCCTTAAGGAGGAGGGGTTAAAGGAGCTTCCCTATCCCGTTCTGGTGGAGCTTTCCCCTGCGGAGGAGGCCCTTTTTCCGGAAAGGCAGGAGGCCTTGGCCTCCCTCTTTGCCCTCGAGGCCTTTGGCCCCGGCAGGGTCAGGCTCCTGGCGGCCCCTTCCTTCCTCCATCCCTATCCCCTCCTCCTTCCGGAGATCTTCCGCGAGGCCCTAAGGGGAGAGGGGAAAAGCCTCGCGGAGCTTTTGGCCCGCCTGGCCTGCCTGCCGGCGGTGAAGGCGGGGCACCCCCTGTCCCGGGGCGAGGGCCAGGCCCTTCTGGATGCCCTCCTCCAGTGCCAAACCCCCTGGGTCTGCCCTCACGGCCGGCCCACCCTGCTGGCCCTCAAGGAGGAGGACCTCATCCGCCGCTTTGGCCGCCGCTCTGGGGCGAGGGCAGGAGAGGAATCCCGTCCTCGTCTGCCAGAAGAGGATTTCCCGGAAGAACCCTGGCCCAGGGGAGGTTAA
- a CDS encoding bifunctional metallophosphatase/5'-nucleotidase: MYKRREVLKAGAALGLAGLGLGRAQGGFTLTLVHTNDTHAHLEPMELTLSGKRVRVGGVAQRIAFFDRLRASRKNLLFLDAGDVFQGTLYFNQYRGLADRYFMHRALYRVMALGNHEFDLGPGPLAEFLRGARFKVVSANVGVEREPRLKGLFTPYAVVPVGGEKVGVIGLTTPDTREIANPGPTVDFLDPYETAQKAVYELLKKGVNKIVVLSHLGYGEDLKLARRLVGVQVIVGGHSHTLLGSFPHKELAPAGPYPTVVKNPEGKDVLVVQAWEWGKVVGLLEVTFDAKGELLAYKGEPILMTPEVSPEDFFAKEALLAYAQPVMALMGQVIAQAKVDLIGERAIVRKRESNLGNLIADGMVWKTRNAGVRIALQNGGGIRTTIPKGPITVGKVYEVLPFGNTLVVMDLKGREIKAALENGVSQWEQAAGRFLQVSGLRYAFDLSRAPGDRVVRVEVKTEKGYVPLDLEATYRVVVNNFIANGGDGFTVLKEAQGYRVDTGFSDAESFMDYLKELREVEAGLEGRIEVLNEPKGEKPAYWAYRVPEWVGV, translated from the coding sequence ATGTACAAGCGGCGCGAGGTATTGAAGGCAGGGGCAGCTTTGGGTTTGGCGGGCCTGGGCTTGGGGCGGGCCCAGGGGGGGTTTACCCTCACCCTGGTGCACACCAATGACACCCATGCCCACCTGGAGCCCATGGAGCTCACCCTTTCCGGCAAGAGGGTGAGGGTGGGGGGTGTGGCCCAGCGGATCGCCTTCTTTGACCGCCTTAGGGCTAGCCGAAAAAACCTCCTCTTCCTGGATGCCGGGGATGTTTTCCAGGGCACCCTGTACTTCAACCAGTACCGGGGCCTGGCGGACCGGTATTTCATGCACCGGGCCCTTTACCGGGTCATGGCCCTGGGCAACCACGAGTTCGACCTGGGGCCCGGTCCTTTGGCGGAGTTTTTGAGGGGGGCCCGGTTCAAGGTGGTGTCCGCCAACGTGGGGGTGGAGCGGGAGCCCAGGCTCAAGGGGCTCTTTACCCCCTATGCCGTGGTGCCGGTGGGCGGGGAAAAGGTGGGGGTGATCGGCCTCACCACCCCGGACACCCGGGAGATCGCCAACCCGGGGCCCACCGTGGACTTCCTGGATCCCTATGAGACCGCCCAGAAGGCGGTGTACGAGCTGCTGAAAAAGGGGGTAAACAAGATCGTGGTCCTCTCCCACCTGGGCTACGGGGAGGACCTGAAGCTGGCCAGGAGGCTCGTGGGCGTGCAGGTGATCGTGGGCGGGCACTCCCACACCCTTTTGGGGAGCTTCCCCCACAAGGAGCTCGCCCCGGCGGGGCCCTACCCCACGGTGGTGAAGAACCCGGAGGGCAAGGACGTGTTGGTGGTGCAGGCCTGGGAGTGGGGGAAGGTGGTGGGCCTCTTGGAGGTCACCTTTGACGCCAAGGGGGAGCTCCTTGCCTACAAGGGCGAGCCCATCCTCATGACCCCCGAGGTTTCCCCCGAGGACTTCTTCGCCAAGGAGGCCCTTCTGGCCTACGCCCAGCCGGTCATGGCCCTGATGGGGCAGGTGATCGCCCAGGCCAAGGTGGACCTCATCGGCGAAAGGGCCATCGTGCGCAAGCGGGAGAGCAACCTGGGCAACCTCATCGCCGACGGTATGGTCTGGAAGACCCGGAATGCCGGGGTGCGGATCGCCCTGCAAAACGGCGGGGGGATCCGCACCACCATCCCCAAGGGACCCATTACCGTGGGCAAGGTCTACGAGGTCTTGCCCTTCGGCAACACCCTGGTGGTCATGGACCTTAAGGGCAGGGAGATCAAGGCGGCTCTGGAGAATGGGGTTTCCCAGTGGGAACAGGCGGCGGGCCGCTTCCTCCAGGTTTCCGGCCTGCGCTACGCCTTTGACCTCTCCAGGGCTCCAGGGGACCGGGTGGTGCGGGTGGAGGTGAAGACGGAGAAGGGCTATGTGCCCCTGGACCTCGAGGCCACCTACCGGGTGGTGGTGAACAACTTCATCGCCAACGGGGGCGACGGCTTCACCGTGCTCAAGGAGGCCCAAGGATACCGGGTGGATACCGGCTTCAGCGATGCGGAAAGCTTCATGGACTACCTCAAGGAGCTCAGGGAGGTGGAGGCGGGCCTCGAGGGGCGGATAGAAGTCCTCAACGAACCCAAAGGGGAAAAACCCGCCTACTGGGCCTACCGGGTTCCCGAGTGGGTGGGGGTTTAA